The following proteins come from a genomic window of Vidua chalybeata isolate OUT-0048 chromosome 2, bVidCha1 merged haplotype, whole genome shotgun sequence:
- the ZAR1L gene encoding ZAR1-like protein has protein sequence MDSFVCSPISTYQDFRSSPTLGRGWDAAAKQPSWKQSKSGGISPFLRGPFTPLPSDYLDSYRRAQLQALLSQVGPALAPRPRRGSTKEAAVQVSLRADVAVQCSLGPRTLPPARAFSPAALRAPGRLALYSPVPDRLLFAPPDAAPLLEKAAPTEETPTAEGGEEQQQDPAGAALPPRQESVGTRREETAAPRQRAAFQFLEQKYGYFHCKDCKTRWESAYVWCISGSNKVYFKQLCRKCQKGFNPYRVETIQCQICSKTRCSCPQRKRHIDLKKPHRQELCGRCRGKRLSCDSTYRFKYIV, from the exons ATGGACAGCTTCGTCTGTTCCCCCATCAGCACGTACCAGGACTTTAGGAGCAGCCCCACGCTCGGCCGCGGCTGGGACGCTGCGGCCAAGCAgcccagctggaagcagagtAAGAGTGGCGGCATCAGCCCCTTCCTCAGAGGGCCCTTCACGCCGCTGCCCTCCGACTACCTGGACAGCTACCGGCGAGCGCAGCTCCAGGCGCTGCTGTCGCAGGTGGGCCCCGCGCtggcgccgcggccgcgccggggcAGCACGAAGGAGGCGGCGGTGCAGGTGAGCCTGCGGGCCGACGTGGCCGTGCAGTGCTCGCTGGGGCCGCGCACgctgccgcccgcccgcgcctTCAGCCCCGCCGCCCTGCGCGCTCCGGGACGCCTGGCCCTCTACTCACCCGTGCCCGACCGCCTCCTCTTCGCGCCGCCCGACGCCGCGCCGCTCCTGGAGAAGGCAGCGCCGACCGAGGAGACCCCGACGGCGGAGGGCGgcgaggagcagcagcaggacccgGCGggggccgcgctgccgccgcgCCAGGAGTCGGTGGGGACGCGGCGGGAGGAGACCGCGGCTCCCAGGCAGagagctgctttccag TTCTTGGAGCAGAAGTATGGCTATTTCCACTGCAAAGACTGCAAGACCAGATGGGAGAGTGCTTATGTGTGGTGCATTTCTGGAAGCAACAAG GTGTACTTCAAGCAGCTCTGTCGCAAATGCCAAAAGGGCTTCAATCCCTATAGAGTGGAAACAATCCAGTGCCAG ATCTGTTCCAAGACTCGTTGCTCTTGCCCTCAGAGGAAGAGACATATTGATCTCAAGAAACCTCATCGTCAAGAACTCTGTGGCCGCTGCAGAGGCAAAAGGCTGTCCTGTGATAGCACTTACCGCTTCAAATACATTGTCTGA